Proteins encoded together in one Cyprinus carpio isolate SPL01 chromosome B14, ASM1834038v1, whole genome shotgun sequence window:
- the pdgfrl gene encoding LOW QUALITY PROTEIN: platelet-derived growth factor receptor-like protein (The sequence of the model RefSeq protein was modified relative to this genomic sequence to represent the inferred CDS: substituted 2 bases at 2 genomic stop codons) has translation MKLWLFFTLALLWLEVQNGVCQQVKHKKEAGKNRNRQGRKRVKVRYPKVKEKETGSKGQQGSLLTQVLDKGHFLRLGESLSLNPGKTMELRCKGTNIGWAYPSYLDTFNENRLSIKQHERYSQLILSSPSAADTGEYSCWVVLCDGQECTKDGESTSATYIYYLDKDELFVPSAIHFEIIYLRPDKPATVPCRVTNPKIKVSLHREVPAEEIALNGTQISYNPMKGFIIQNPSPEQKGAYYCKANSTTKTTPQISTKYQLLYVEVPSGPPFVTIEASSNVVSGGEIFNVTCTVLGDPEMNFSLRKIFTANIITTXILFSFRKGDLINMCXCDVCVSQGQRPVSIHESWRLINRGVGHTTRISQSVMIVDDVETIDYGKYICTTKNKHGETLVATTVKSHE, from the exons GTGTGTGTCAGCAGGTCAAGCATAAGAAAGAGGCTGGCAAGAACCGCAATAGACAAGGAAGAAAGAGGGTGAAGGTTCGCTACCCCAAAGTAAAAGAAAAGGAGACAGGAAGCAAGGGCCAGCAAGGCTCTCTTCTCACCCAGGTCCTCgataaaggccattttctcagaCTGGGTGAGAGCCTTTCCTTGAATCCTGGGAAAACAATGGAACTGAGATGCAAAGGGACTAATATTGGTTGGGCATATCCCTCTTATCTGGACACCTTCAATGAAAACCGCCTCAG CATCAAGCAGCATGAGCGGTACAGTCAGCTGATTCTGTCGTCTCCCTCTGCTGCTGATACGGGGGAGTACAGCTGCTGGGTGGTGCTCTGTGACGGACAAGAATGTACAAAGGATGGAGAAAGCACCTCTGCTACCTACATAtac TATCTAGACAAAGATGAGCTGTTCGTCCCCTCTGCCATCCATTTTGAGATCATCTACCTGCGCCCTGACAAGCCTGCCACTGTCCCGTGCCGGGTGACAAACCCCAAAATCAAAGTCTCGCTGCATAGGGAAGTTCCTGCAGAAGAAATTGCTTTGAATGGGACCCAGATCTCTTACAATCCCATGAAAGGCTTCATCATCCAAAACCCCAGTCCTGAACAAAAAGGCGCTTATTACTGCAAGGCCAACAGCACCACGAAAACCACTCCACAAATATCAACAAAATACCAGCTGCTGTATGTGGAAG TGCCAAGTGGCCCCCCTTTTGTGACTATTGAGGCTTCTTCGAACGTAGTGAGTGGTGGAGAGATCTTCAATGTTACATGCACAGTTCTGGGTGACCCTGAGATGAATTTTTCcttaagaaaaatatttactgCAAATATTATCACCACATAAATTTTATTCTCTTTTAGAAAAGGTGATTTG ATAAATATGTGTTAATGTGACGTGTGTGTTTCTCAGGGTCAGAGGCCGGTGAGCATTCATGAATCTTGGCGACTGATAAACCGTGGAGTGGGACACACAACACGCATCTCCCAGAGTGTCATGATAGTGGATGATGTTGAAACGATTGACTATGGAAAGTACATCTGCACCACCAAAAATAAGCATGGAGAGACACTGGTGGCCACAACGGTAAAGTCACATGAATAA